In the Acidobacteriota bacterium genome, one interval contains:
- a CDS encoding tetratricopeptide repeat protein, with protein MNAQAYDEYLKGLYLRANDRSIELQAALEHFKRAVDLDPDFIQGFSALATTHLRLALRSSSAGHWQQASTAAHQAIERDSDLAEAHLAKGLVELYREWDFAAAEASLRRALELAPGWGDSHSALASYLATLGHYDEAIPRAKLARRLDPAKFSLSSDLCWYLIHASRFADAELECSRALELEPEHALSLLGQAEAARRLGNFQLALESTARALRTSIPAQDASSSITPASRLDRLWQEASAAESTPIHSTSPYFAAVAAALAGHEEKAIALLTRARDRRYPALLHFRTDPRLESIKSHPEYAQLVESIGFPDP; from the coding sequence GTGAATGCTCAGGCTTACGACGAGTACCTCAAGGGACTCTACCTGCGAGCCAACGATCGGAGTATCGAGCTCCAAGCGGCCCTCGAGCATTTCAAACGGGCGGTCGACCTCGACCCGGATTTCATCCAGGGATTCTCGGCCCTCGCCACGACCCACCTTCGTCTCGCCCTGCGATCCTCGTCAGCCGGCCACTGGCAGCAAGCCAGCACGGCCGCCCATCAAGCCATCGAGAGAGACTCGGATCTGGCCGAGGCCCATCTCGCCAAGGGACTTGTCGAGCTCTACCGCGAGTGGGACTTCGCGGCCGCCGAGGCATCCCTTCGCCGAGCTCTCGAGCTGGCACCGGGCTGGGGAGACAGCCACAGCGCCTTGGCTTCCTATCTCGCCACTCTGGGTCACTACGACGAAGCCATTCCGCGAGCCAAGCTAGCCCGCCGGCTGGACCCTGCAAAGTTCAGCCTGAGTAGCGATCTTTGCTGGTACCTGATCCACGCCAGCCGATTCGCCGACGCCGAACTGGAGTGCAGCCGCGCCCTCGAGCTGGAGCCAGAGCACGCCTTGTCGCTCCTAGGACAGGCCGAAGCCGCAAGGCGTTTGGGCAACTTTCAGCTCGCCCTCGAGTCGACGGCACGAGCTCTCCGAACCTCCATCCCAGCCCAGGACGCCTCCAGCTCGATCACACCGGCGAGTCGCCTCGACCGGCTCTGGCAAGAAGCCTCAGCCGCCGAATCAACGCCGATCCACAGCACATCACCCTACTTCGCCGCGGTCGCCGCCGCACTGGCAGGACACGAAGAAAAGGCCATAGCACTCCTCACCCGCGCACGCGATCGCCGGTATCCGGCACTCCTCCATTTTCGAACCGATCCCAGACTCGAATCCATCAAGTCCCATCCGGAGTACGCCCAACTCGTGGAATCGATTGGATTCCCTGATCCCTAG
- the msrA gene encoding peptide-methionine (S)-S-oxide reductase MsrA — protein MALFGRDKLERPTKETALPGRAEALAVPSRHHVLDAPLEGPYPDGHAQALFGMGCFWGAERKFWQAEGVFTTAVGYAGGFTPNPTYEEVCSGGTGHAEVVQVVWDPNKTSFEAMLKIFWENHDPTQGMRQGNDVGTQYRSVLYTTSDAQRRAALMSRNAYQQHLAAAGHGEITTELLEAPKFFFAEDYHQQYLSKNPNGYCGMGGTGVSCPVGLASQGV, from the coding sequence ATGGCACTTTTCGGACGAGACAAGCTCGAGCGACCGACCAAGGAAACCGCTCTTCCAGGACGCGCGGAGGCCCTCGCCGTCCCCAGCCGCCATCACGTGCTGGACGCTCCCCTCGAGGGCCCCTATCCGGACGGCCATGCCCAGGCCCTCTTCGGCATGGGCTGCTTCTGGGGCGCCGAACGCAAGTTCTGGCAGGCGGAGGGAGTCTTCACCACCGCCGTCGGCTATGCCGGAGGGTTCACCCCGAACCCGACCTACGAAGAGGTGTGCTCCGGCGGCACCGGTCACGCCGAGGTCGTCCAGGTGGTGTGGGATCCGAACAAGACCTCCTTCGAGGCGATGCTGAAGATCTTTTGGGAAAACCACGATCCGACCCAGGGCATGCGCCAGGGCAACGACGTCGGCACCCAGTACCGCTCCGTGCTCTACACCACCTCCGACGCCCAGCGGCGCGCCGCCCTGATGTCGCGCAACGCCTACCAGCAGCATCTGGCGGCGGCCGGACACGGCGAGATCACCACCGAGCTCCTCGAAGCCCCGAAGTTCTTCTTCGCCGAGGACTATCACCAGCAGTACCTGTCGAAGAACCCCAACGGCTACTGCGGCATGGGCGGCACCGGCGTGAGCTGCCCGGTCGGGTTGGCCTCCCAGGGGGTCTAG
- a CDS encoding long-chain fatty acid--CoA ligase, translated as MLNVAMVLRESAKRYPQKPAVVAGPSSLTFGELDERARRFAGALRDLGIAPGDKVALACPNLPAFTVAYFGILAAGAVVVPLNVLLKAREIAYHLEDSQARALVCFAGTPELPLGAAGREAFAQVPGCRHFVEIPAGPESAAENTLDGLIESTPDALDLSATAEADSAVILYTSGTTGQPKGAELTHSNIFLNAQVCADMMRYRADDIALVVLPLFHSFGQVVQLVAGMLRSVTSVLLPRFEPEAVLAQLSEHRVTVFCGVPTMYWALLHAPEETSAAIARHLRLAVSGGASLPVQVLRDFEQRFEVPILEGYGLSETSPVVSFNHLDHSRKAGSVGTPIWGVDLRLAREDGSEPPIGEPGEILVRGHNVMKGYYRRPEATAETIRDGWLHTGDVGRVDEDGFYFIVDRTKDMILRGGFNVYPREIEEVLLQHPEISLAAVIGEPDAEHGEEVVAYIVPKEGCQPQPEAIVAWGREQMAAYKYPRRVEVRASLPMTATGKILKKELRQGT; from the coding sequence ATGCTCAACGTTGCCATGGTGTTGCGCGAGTCGGCCAAGCGCTATCCGCAGAAACCTGCCGTCGTCGCAGGCCCTTCGTCCTTGACCTTTGGCGAGCTCGACGAGCGCGCCCGACGCTTTGCCGGCGCCTTGCGGGATCTCGGCATCGCTCCTGGCGACAAGGTCGCCCTGGCCTGCCCCAACTTGCCGGCCTTCACCGTCGCCTACTTCGGCATCCTGGCGGCCGGCGCCGTCGTGGTGCCCCTGAACGTGCTGCTCAAGGCGCGCGAGATCGCCTACCACCTGGAGGACTCGCAAGCGCGCGCCCTGGTGTGCTTCGCCGGCACGCCGGAGCTGCCCCTCGGCGCCGCCGGCCGGGAGGCCTTCGCTCAGGTGCCGGGCTGTCGCCACTTCGTCGAGATTCCGGCCGGCCCGGAGAGCGCCGCCGAGAACACCCTCGATGGCCTGATCGAGAGCACGCCCGACGCCCTCGACCTCAGTGCCACCGCCGAGGCCGATTCGGCGGTGATCCTCTACACCTCGGGAACCACCGGCCAACCGAAGGGCGCCGAGCTCACCCACAGCAACATCTTCCTCAACGCCCAGGTGTGCGCCGACATGATGCGCTATCGGGCGGACGACATCGCCCTCGTCGTTCTGCCGCTGTTCCATTCCTTCGGCCAGGTGGTACAGCTCGTTGCCGGCATGCTGCGCTCCGTCACCTCGGTGCTCTTGCCGCGCTTCGAGCCCGAAGCCGTGCTCGCCCAGCTCAGCGAGCACCGCGTCACCGTCTTCTGCGGCGTCCCCACCATGTACTGGGCCTTGCTCCACGCTCCCGAGGAAACTTCGGCGGCGATCGCCCGCCACCTCCGGCTGGCGGTCTCCGGCGGCGCCTCCCTGCCGGTGCAGGTGCTGCGCGACTTCGAGCAGCGCTTCGAGGTCCCGATCCTCGAGGGCTACGGTCTTTCGGAGACCTCGCCGGTGGTCTCCTTCAACCACCTCGACCACTCGCGCAAGGCCGGCTCCGTGGGCACCCCGATCTGGGGCGTCGACCTGCGCTTGGCCCGGGAAGACGGCAGCGAGCCGCCGATCGGCGAGCCCGGGGAGATCCTGGTTCGCGGCCACAACGTGATGAAGGGCTACTACCGTCGGCCGGAAGCCACCGCCGAGACCATCCGTGACGGTTGGCTGCACACCGGCGACGTCGGCCGGGTCGACGAGGACGGCTTCTACTTCATCGTCGACCGCACCAAGGACATGATTCTGCGCGGCGGCTTCAACGTCTATCCACGGGAGATCGAGGAGGTCCTGCTGCAGCATCCCGAGATCTCCCTGGCCGCGGTCATCGGCGAGCCGGACGCGGAGCACGGCGAGGAAGTGGTGGCCTACATCGTGCCGAAGGAGGGTTGCCAGCCGCAGCCGGAAGCCATCGTCGCTTGGGGCCGGGAGCAGATGGCGGCCTACAAGTATCCGCGTCGGGTCGAGGTGCGGGCGAGCCTGCCGATGACGGCCACTGGAAAGATTCTCAAAAAGGAGCTGCGCCAGGGGACCTGA